The DNA segment TCAGATTCGGGAACATGACAGAATCAGTAAAATCTTTCAACTCTGATACTTCATTCCAAAACTGATCAACAGGTAATGCACACACACGTTTTTTCTCGCCTGAATGAATAAAGGCATCGGGCAATGAGTGCCATTCAAAAGCTAAATCAGTTTCATCAAAATGACCGAAATGAGAAGCGACATTTTGAATAACTGTCGATTTAATGCGGTTGATATCATCGTCTAGTGCCGATTCAGgatttaaaaattccaaatgttGAATAATGGGATGCGCGTGCGGTAAACGCGATTTCATTTCGGAAGTCGCGGTTATGTAAAAATCTAAACATTTAAGCCGAAATTGCTGAGCGACAGGTCGTGGGAAATTCTGAACAAGCTGGTTGCATGCCGGTCCGAGGTTAATCTTCTCCAAGGGAAGAAAGTGATCCGGATGATTAACATTGATATGTTTCACGAAAAGTTGATCGATTACatctttcttcaaaaaattccgCGCGATTTTACGAATGAGTCCCTCACTGCATTCAGCCAATTTATGAAGCATAAACTGACGAGACTGAAAGAGGGCATTGAAAgaattgaagaaattcaatgaatattgcaaaaaaagaaaatagccCTTCACACATTCATCGTCCAGCAATTTATGCAAATTCTGGGCAGAAGATGATTGCTCTTCCAGCATAGCTGAtaagaagaataattttaagggttcccaattatgaataattcgcGAGACACACTGATGTAAAGACAACCATCGTGTGTTTGACAGgctcaatattttcaatttttgttctcCGAAGAATTCCTGATATTCTTCTAAAACCGCGCATCGTTTCGGACTATTCGAGAGATACATCGATGCACCTCTAATCAATTCTTCCGGCTCATTGGGCAACTTACTACAAGCTTTCGACGCTACGATCGCGGATGAATGGCAAATGCAATTCATCAAAATCAAATTCGGAACCTCTAATTTCAATCGCTGTGCGAAGGAATTTCTAACACCGATCATAACACTCGCGTTATCACAGGCCAAGCCCACGATATTCTGCAAAggaatttgtttttcgcgtaAAGATAATTGAAacgaattataaattttttctgctGAACCATCCGTTGGATCCAGTTCGAGAAGATCTAATAATTCCGTATGAACATTACCGCTGTCAGGAGAAACATATCGCGCGAGAACACAAAAAACTTTCTTTTTCGAAATATCTGTTGTTTCGTctgcaagaattgaaaacttATTTATCCTTAAAATTTTCACGAGATTATCGTTCGCGACTTTCCCCAAAATATTCGTAATGATGTTCGTACACTTTGTACGTTTCATAGAACAATCTTGCGCGATTATGCTATCCGGAAATGATCGTTTCATTACAGGAAGAATGTAATCGATGAAACTGATGGGAACATTACGCTCTGCAATGCAATTAGCCAATAAGATTTCCGCGGTTTTAATTGCTTTTTGATGGGCCAACGCAACACTACTGGAATCTTCTTCGGGAGCATTCccttcatcaattaattttggacCCCCGGGGATGAAATTGGGCTTCAACATATTATCTCTATGCCGATCAGTCCCGGCATGCTTCCGAAGCTCAGATTTCCCCGCGGCAATCTGCTTATTACATGCACAACAAAACACACGATTTGGATACTTATCGACTCTTTTCACCCATCCAGAAAACTCAGGTTCATGTTTCCAAgattcttgaaatattttcctttttttcgatACTCGAGTACTGGAAACTGGACTTCCTGTCACCTTCGTCTGGACCACTTCCATCTTCCAGCTATCCAAAACACTCGAAAACCacagaaaaacacgaaatcaCACGTTGAGGTTCGATCGCTGCTTGTCTTGGACTGAGTGAGCCTCTTCAGCTCGAATTTTGTTTTAGAAGTCATTGTTTTGATATATACGAGTGTGTATGTGTGAATGTCAACACATGTCAAGAATTTGTTCCCAAACAATGGAGTTCGACACAGTCCATAGTGTCAATTCCTAGAacgaaaatacaaaaaaaaaaaacggacgGTGAAAAGAGCATCGAAAAGCGGAAGAATGCAagtacatatatatatgtgtgTATATATATCTATGTTGCCCTGGTAAGCCTCAAAAAAAGACAAATATCAAATAAAGAAAGTACtgtatttgtttttgttaaaatcaattaatgtaGTACCTAGATTCTGCATGATGTAGATTAGATTCTTATTGTATTATACTTATagaaattattagaaataGCGAATAGAAATGATTAAATCCGCCACCTTTGATTTGAGCCTGTGGTCGCGCGCATGCCCAGTAGCAGTAGTTGCGCGAGGGAGCTGCGCATGAAAGTCCCACGCATGGGATTTGGCATACCCCGTAGCGGTAGGTGCGCGAGggagttgcgcatgaaactcccacgcgtgggatttttgcccCCATCTGGCATCACTGGTTGGGAAATGGATAGATTGATAAAGCTGCAATTTGCGATAGACATCCGCCATTTTGGACAACTCACGGAGGTTAGGTTCCAACGTGGTCACTACCACCCTGTACCAAGGATCAAACCGACGCGAATCGTGGAAGGGAACGATGCATTGGTCATTATCTTTTCTGTGGAATGATCTAGAACGGCCTCAAATGTAATAATACAAACTGGGGAAATCAACTGATCAAGTAGACAATTattagataattaattgagtAGCTAAGGAAATTCTAGAAAATTCTAGATTTGGTCACATTGGTCTTGGGGAACAGCAGAACCTTCCAGACTCTATGAGTTTTTAGAATCCTTTCCTCTTTCAGCTGttggtttttaattaaatttttatgaatttatattattgaCTAGAGTAACGACTTGATGAGGCAGCGGAGTAGTTTTTTAAGTAGATAATACCTAATGATTACAAGGGAAACGATAATTATAGTTCTGTCACGATCACATCTAGACTATCTTTCCCTCAAATATCATTGAAACGACTGGACAGGTTTCAAGTGTTGTTAGCTCTCAAAACATTCACttcttttcattaaaaaaatttaattaaattagttCGGGCAAACCTTGACGTATGAATTTGTTTTTTGCTTCTAGGTATGGTAGATTGCTTCGTCCGTATCCCAAAGGAGCAGGGTTTCCTCAGTTTCTGGCGTGGTAACTTCGCAAACGTCATCCGTTACTTCCCCACCCAGGCCCTCAACTTTGCCTTCAAGGACAAGTACAAGCAGGTGTTCCTTGGTGGTGTTGACAAGAACACCCAGTTCTGGCGTTACTTCGCTGGTAATCTTGCTTCTGGTGGTGCTGCTGGTGCCACATCACTGTGCTTTGTCTACCCACTTGACTTCGCCAGAACCAGGTAGTTGTCAGAATAATACTTTCAAAACATAAGAGTGAGcagttttatttcaattcaaataaaagGAGATGAGTTAATTTAACGTCAGAACGTATCACTTCTCGCTAAATATCTGTAAATGTAAGAAGGATAAACTTGTTTGCATTATGCTAAAAGGTGCCAGGAATAGctccatgaaaattttcttatctGTTTTTCAAGTCGTATTAACAATACCTAATTGGTGGAGTCAGGTAAATCGCAAAATAAATTcagagattatttattttgctaaagagttctgaatttttaaacgctagataaatatttaacacACAAGACAATTTGAATTAAACATCTATAGacaattctattatttttgtCGGATTCTATTGGAATATTTGATCGTCTTCTTGGCTTGTGTCTTATGAAGTAAGAAAGGTTGagtagaaataattaaataaatgtctattgaaattaattttttctactttATCCCTTTTCCGTTCATTAAATAAGTCGACTCGAGAACAAATATTCCATCTATTGATTATAATCCATAATAAACtgattaaattttctattccaaacataaaataattttcttcgtagCTATAAAAAGGAAATGGACTTTTGTATGGATGTAAATTTGTAGAAAAAAGTTTTCAcccacaattatttatttttacctaTATAAGAAGCTATTGTGTCGATTCAATTGTTGTTTTGTCGATTCTATGAAGTAGTTGTATGTGTAAGAAATAATTGCAGGAGAAAATGCAATTCGGTAGGTTCATAACCACAGGGGTTTCCTTAGAATGAAGtgagaactaaaaaaaattatatagagAGCGAAGATTGTCTTCGCAAGCTTCTAGAGACATATATAACTGGAAGTGAATGATCGCTTGAATcgcttaattaaaaatccctaATTTCTCCCTGTAAATTACAGATTAGCTGCTGATGTCGGTAAAGTCGGTGGTGACCGTGAATTCACCGGTCTTGGTAACTGCCTGACCAAGATTTTCAAATCTGACGGTCTCGTTGGTCTGTACCGTGGATTCGGTGTATCAGTCCAGGGTATCATCATCTACCGTGCCTCATACTTCGGTTTCTATGACACCGCACGTGGTATGCTCCCAGACCCCAAGAAGACACCATTCCTCGTCTCCTGGGGTATTGCACAGGTCAGTATATCACctgataaccaacgaaaccgAGGGAATCAACGAATTCATTGatctcaaaaaattaataacgatttttctcttcaacagTGTGTCACTACTGTCGCTGGTATCATCTCATATCCATTCGACACAGTACGTAGGCGTATGATGATGCAGTCTGGACGTGCCAAGAGTGAAATGCTCTACAAAAACACCCTCCACTGCTGGGGAACCATCTACAGAACTGAGGGTGGTGGTGCCTTCTTCAAGGGTGCATTCTCGAACGTTCTTCGTGGTACTGGCGGTGCCCTCGTATTGGTACTCTACGACGAGATCAAGAACCTCCTCTAAACAGTTTTTTTCAAGTCCACAACAATAAGAAAAACAACCGAGAAAAACCTTTTCCCCTATTTTTCCTCCTCACCCATCTACTCGACAAAAACACTGCGACCCCTCACCATCTTCATCATCAACAACACCAATAACCGGAGAATTTCACTGTTAAAACGTGAAATGTCAAGCAATTCAGGAAGCCGGAAAATTCCCGAGTCTTTGGACACGATCTaccatcattgaaaaaaaaaggaaaaagcgaaaatggaaaatattaaacTCGTCGACaattttatgaatgaaaaataaacttaTGGTAGCTTGACGTCCTTTAGCTCATGTAGAGCCTAGCCTCGGCTCTGTTCAGTTTATCTAAGTTTGTCCTTTTCgttctttcttttttctttaaatttattacCGGATTCAGTATTCATTGCAGCGACTCCCGGTACacgattatttaattaaagaaaatagcagaattttaatttaattaatacaaAGCTTCGCTTGCGAGCGGATCGCGAGTGTGACAACATTTGTGAAATTTAACGGCACGTCCCTCAAAACGACTGcctaacgaaaaaaaaaataaaaaaaaataaacaaaactaGAACATTCATAATTTAATCTAATTCAATCCAGACGCAAGTCTGTCGACTCATCATGTTGATGACTGATTTAAAAACAAATGGGAGATTCAGAATGTGCTCGCTGTACGAGCGAATCAAGGTGAATATGTGAAGATTTAACAGCGACGAAACTTAAacctaattaatttaaatcaaaAAGACACAATTGAGAGGGACGCGCGacgatttattaaataaaaacaacaacaCAACAGAGAAGAACCATCGACGACGATGGCGGGGTGCGTAGACCTGGGCTGCCCCCGCCCTTTATTCTCGGCCCATtgtagataattaataattcgtaATAATTACATGAGAAAATATGACGCGATCATTCAACGATATCCGTGAACAAAA comes from the Diachasmimorpha longicaudata isolate KC_UGA_2023 chromosome 11, iyDiaLong2, whole genome shotgun sequence genome and includes:
- the LOC135167184 gene encoding ADP,ATP carrier protein, yielding MSLADPVAFAKDFIAGGCAAAISKTAVAPIERVKLLLQVQHISKQIAEDQRYKGMVDCFVRIPKEQGFLSFWRGNFANVIRYFPTQALNFAFKDKYKQVFLGGVDKNTQFWRYFAGNLASGGAAGATSLCFVYPLDFARTRLAADVGKVGGDREFTGLGNCLTKIFKSDGLVGLYRGFGVSVQGIIIYRASYFGFYDTARGMLPDPKKTPFLVSWGIAQCVTTVAGIISYPFDTVRRRMMMQSGRAKSEMLYKNTLHCWGTIYRTEGGGAFFKGAFSNVLRGTGGALVLVLYDEIKNLL